TTGTGTCCCACCATTTGTTCGGTGACGAATACGGGAACGTGCTGGCGGCCGTTGTGAACGGCGATCGTGTGGCCGATCATTTGCGGAACAATGGTGGAAGCGCGAGACCAAGTTTTGATCACTTGCTTTTCGCCTTTGTCGTTGAGTTTTTCAACTTTGGTTAACAGATGGTCGGCCACAAACGGGCCTTTTTTTAGCGAACGAGACATAAGGCTGTAATTTCTAGTGGATTAAGCTTGACGACCGCCACGACCGCGTTTGGAAGTCCGACGACGGCGACGTACGATCAAGCGATTGCTTTCTTTATCTTTTTTCCGCGTTTTGGCACCCAGTGCTGGTTTACCCCAAGGCGTAACCGGACCGCTGCGACCGATGGGCGCGCGACCTTCACCACCACCATGGGGGTGATCCACGGGGTTCATGACGCTACCGCGAACTTGGGGACGGCGACCTTTATGGCGAGTCCGACCGGCTTTTCCGAGGCTAATATTGCGCACTTCGGCATTACCGACTTGACCGATGGTGGCGTAGCATTCCCGGCGCACCATGCGAACTTCAGTCGAAGGCAGGCGCAGGGTGACGTAATCTCCTTCTTTGGCAACAACTTGCGCTGTTGCTCCTGCGGCTCGAACGATTTGACCGCCGCGACCGGCAACGAGTTCGACGTTGTGAACGCTGGTACCGAGAGGCATATTGCCCAAAGGCATACAGTTACCGACTTCGATGGGAACGGTTTCGCCAGAGATGACAGTGCTGCCGACTTCTAAACCTCGAGGGTGAAGAATATAGCGCTTTTCACCGTCGGTATAGAAGAGGAGGGCGATGCGAGCGTTGCGGTTCGGATCGTATTCGATCGCAGCCACTCTAGCCGGGATATTAAACTTGTTACGACGGAAGTCGATGACCCGGTAGCGGCGTTTGTGTCCGCCCCCGCGATGGCGACAGGTAATAACTCCTCGGTTGTTGCGCCCTTTCACGCGATGCTTTTTCGCGACCAGGGACTTCTCCGGCCGGTCTTTCGTCACTTCCGCAAAGTCGGAAACGCTTTGCTGCCGCGTACTTGAGGTATAGGGTTTATAAGATCGAATGCCCATATAACGTTAGTTAGGTGAGTTAAACTTCGGGGAAGAGAACGATACTGCTATCGGGGGCTAAAGTAACCACAGCTCTTTTGTATCGGGCTTTGTACCCGACAAAGCGGCCGACTCGCCGTTTTTTCGGAGGGGAGTTGTAGGTGTTGACTTTAGTGACTTTGACTTCAAATAAGCTTTCGATCGCGGCTTTAATTTCCGGTTTGGTTGCTTCGGGACGGACTTCAAAGACGTATTTGTTGTCTTCTAGGAGTCGGGTTCCTTTTTCGGTAACGATCGGGCGACGGATCAAGTCGGGCAAGCGACGGCTGGCGTCTGTCGTTGCTTTACTCACCATAGACCTCCTGGATTTTTGCTAGAGCTGCATCGGTAGCAACAATTTTGTCAGCATTGAGTATGTCGTAGATGTTGAGTTGCTCCGCTAAGATCGGTCGCAAGCGGGGAACGTTACGAGCAGACAGATACAGATTCTCGTTGCGCTCGGAAACGATGAGGAGAACTTTGTCAGTATCTGTGGCTCCCCAACGGCCGATGGCGGCGAGGAGTTCTTTTGTTTTCGGCCGAGCTAGGTTTTCGCTAAAGTCGGTAACGGCGATTAAGTCTTCGCTGCGGCTCATCAAAGCTGTCGTTAAAGCAAGGCGACGTTCTTTTTTGTTCATTTTGGTTTCGTAGCTTCTCGGCTTCGGACCAAAAATGACACCACCACCTCGCCACAGGGGAGAGCGGATCGAACCCGCTCTGGCTCGACCGGTTCCTTTTTGCCGCCAGGGTTTGCGACCGCCACCGCGTACTTCGGCGCGGGTTTTGCTGGAGGCGGTTCCCTGACGAGCATTGTTGAGCTGACGCACTAGGGCCCGATGGACAACGTGGGCAGCGGTTTCTTCTTTGGCGACTTTCAAGTCGAGGTTGGCGGTGCCAACGTCTGCTCCCTGCCAATCTTTTGTCGTACAACTAACCATGGTTCAATCCTTTGTTTGCGGTGCAGAGCGTGCTGGTTATTTGCCCACTTTGTTGGTGGGGGCAATGCTCAGGAGGGTTCCGGGTTTGCCGGGAACGGAGCCTTTAATCAGCAGTAGGTTGCGATCGGTATCGACGCGCACCACTTCGAGTTTGCGCACGGTGATCTGAGTGTTTCCTTTCTGTCCCGCCATCCGTTTTCCAGGATAGATACGTCCGGGAGTGGTTCCTGCTCCAGTAGAACCGGGGAGGCGGTGATTCTTAGAACCGTGGGACATGGGTCCGCGACGGAAGTTGTGGCGCTTTTGATAGCCGGTAAATCCGCGACCGATGCTTTTACCGACGGCATCGATTAATTGCCCTTCGGTGAAGATGTCGGCTTTGAGTTCTTGACCGAGTTCGTAAGAGCTGGTGCTATCAATGCGGTATTCGCGCAGATGGCGCAGTCCGGTGTCGCCAGAGGCAGCTCCTGATTTTTCCAGGTGACCGAGTTCGGGTCGGTTCAGCTTGCGCTTGGGAACGGCATCGTAGCCGATTTGGATGGCGCTGTAGCCATCGGTTTCTGGGGTTTTGATTTGGGTAACGGTGCACGGCCCGGCTTGGACGACGGTGACCGGAATAGCGGTTCCGGCTTCCATGTCAAAGATTTGGGTCATGCCGACTTTCGTTCCGAGAATACCTACAGACACGAGTGGGGTAGTCTCCTTTTTCTGTACAGACAACAAGTGAGCCGCGTCCTAATTGGGGAGTTGGCTGGTTTTATAAGTTTTTCCCTAAGGGTTATTTGGGTCGGAAGACATTCCAACGCCTATTCAGCCGAACCTGCGGCTTGCTGGTTTAGCAAGACCGAAGCTTGTGGTTGAATCATTTAGATTAGAATTAAGGCAATAGACCTTAAGACTCGTACAGATTGCCGAGGGTTGAATGGTTCAAACTCGGTTCTCTTGGTACAGCGCCTGGACTTAAGCCGGTCAAGGCTCAGTATCCTTGGAGCTTTATATCTCCGATTGAGATAGCTCGACGAGCAAGATTCCCAATTTTTGGCGACAAGAAACCATTCTATAGCATATTGAAACTGTTGTCTATAAAAATTGCTATCTTTATCTAAAATTTTCGGAGTAGTTTTCAGAAGTATTTAGGTAATACACCCGTCTTTTTTCAGAATTCGTTGGGTCGAGGCAGGATGTTTGAGTAAAGCTCCTGCGGGGCGGATCGGGCGCTGGACTAAGTTTCCGCTACAGTTCGGACAGATATAGTTTAAGATGCTTCCCGCGCAAGTTCGGCAAAACGTACACTCGAAGGTACAGATCGCTGCTTCGTTGGATTGAGGTGGAAGATCTTTGTTGCAACATTCGCAGTTGGGTCTGAGTTCTAGCATATCATTTTCTCCTTTCGGGGCGATCGCGTACATTGAACTTGCTTCTGTAGCTAGGTTACTCCAATTCATATTGAATCGATTGAGTTGTGGGTGGCGATCGCGATAGAGTTCAGAATGATGCGATCGATTCTTCGGGTGCTATGACGTTGGGCAAAGTCTATTTAGTCGGCGCGGGGTTGGGCAGTTTAGATACCCTGACCCTACGAGGTTATCATCTCCTGAAACAAGCAGAAGTTTTGGTGTACGATGCTCTGGTCGATCGCCGTTTATTGGCTGAAGTCAGTCCGCGCTGCTTGTTGGTGGATGTGGGGAAGCGGGGAGGACAACCGAGTACGCCACAAACGCAGATTAATCGCTTGCTCGCGTACTATTGCCAACAAGGACATCAGGTGGTGCGACTGAAAAGTGGAGATCCGTTAATATTCGGTCGCAGCGCTGCGGAATTAGAGGCTTTGGCGACAGAGAATTGCCCGGTAGAAATTGTGCCAGGGGTTTCTTCCGCGATCGCAGCCCCGACTCTGGCCGGTATTCCTCTCACCGATGCTGAGTTGAGTTCTGGATTTACGGTAGTTTCCGCGCACAATCCGGAAAGCCTCAATTGGAGTATTTTAGCACGAGTTGACACCTTGGTTTTACTGATGGGAGGGCGATCGCTTCCGGAGATAGTGGCGTTGCTTTTAGAGAACGGAAAACCCGAGTTTACTCTCGTTGCCATTATCCGCTGGGCTGGGTTTCCCGAGCAAGAAATTTGGCAAGGCACATTAAGAAATATTGTGAAGTTAACCGCAGGGGAAACCTTGTCGCCAACAGTAATTATTATAGGGAACGTTATTGAAAAGCGATCGCTGTTCTCTAGTCTCGTCCATTTGCCAGATATGCCTCTATCCAACCAGACCATTTTAGTCACTCGCTCCGCCGGCCAATCCAGCAATTTTACGCAACTTTTGGAGCAAAAAGGAGCCAGAGTAATTGAGATGCCTGCGTTAGAAATTGTACCGCCTTCGACCTGGGAATTGATGGATAAGGCGATCGCAAATTTAGCTCAGTTTGATTGGCTTATTCTCACTTCGAGTAATGCCGTCGAGTATTTCTGGGAACGCTTGAATTTTCATGGGTTGGACAGTCGCGCGCTAGGAAGAATAAAACTGGCTGTTGTCGGCAAGAAAACGGCGTTCGTGTTGCGCAAAAAAGGACTCGAACCCGACTATATTCCGCCGAACTTTATCGCAGATTCATTAGTGGAGAATTTCCCAGAATCTCTATCGGGAAAACAGTTATTATTTCCGCGCGTAGAAACAGGGGGGCGCGAGGTATTAGTTAAAGAATGTACCGAGCAAGGCGCAACCGTTACCGAAGTTCCAGCTTATCAATCTCAATGTCCGACAACAGTTCCACCGGAAGCCGCACAAGCATTGCAAAACCAAGAGATTAATATTATTACGTTTGCCAGTTCTAAAACCGTGAAAAATGGCATGAAACTTATTCGCGAGTTAGGAAATATTTCTCTCGATTCAGTTTGTATTGCCTCTATCGGCCCGCAAACGTCGAAAACTTGTCTGGAGCTATTGGGACGAGTCGATATTGAAGCCGAAGAGTATACGCTGGAGGGACTAACTGAGAGTATTATAGAGTGGGTTGGCGATCGCAAAAACTAAGCTAATGAAAACCGACACCCTCTTCTACAAAATCTTCCAAGAGTTCCCGCAATTTTTCTTTGAACTATGCGGACTGGCGCCAACTACCTCCAATCTCTATACCTTTACGTCTGTTGAAGTGAAGCAACAGGCCTTTCGCATGGACGGACTCTTTTTACCCAAGTCGAACAACTCCCAACTTCCCCTATACATTACTGAAGTTCAATTCCAACCCGATGACAACTTCTACTATCGTCTCTTCAGCGAACTGTTTCTCTACTTAAAACAATACCAACCTCCTCACCCTTGGCAAGTAGTTGTTATTTATCCAAATCGGAATGTCGAGCGGGAAAACCTCTTACACTTTCGCAATCAATTGTTACTTCCGGAAGTGACTCGGATTTATCTGAACGAACTGGCATCAAATTCATTAGGAACGGGTACAATAAAACTGGTGATGGAGAGTCAGTCGAAAGCACCAGAAGTTGCGAAAGCTCTAATCCAACAAGCACGCGCTCGGTTAACCCAAGGTCAAGTTCGGCAAAACTTAATTGACTTAATCGAGACTATAATCGTGTATAAACTGCCGGAAAAAAGTCGGGAGGAAATTGAAGCGATGTTAGGATTGAGCGACATTAAGCAAACAAAGGTATATCAAGAAGCTCTGGCGGAAGGACAGAAAATTGGCGAGGAGCGGGGAGAGCAGCGGGGAGAACAGCGGGGAGAACAGCAGGCAAAGCGCCAAGCCATTCCGCGCATGGTGAGCTATGGTTTAGCTCCAGATGCGATCGCCCAATTGCTGGATATTCCCCTATCTGCGGTCACTGAAGTCATTGAGCAGCTAGAGAAATAGCTTCTCTATCTCCAATCCGATACATTTCGAGCAGCGGCCTGACTCTGTTACAATCTGTAAAGAAACTGTTAAGGATGTTTAGGGTATTCCATGCGTGTTGCGATCGTTGGAGCGGGGTTAGCCGGGTTATCGACAGCCATCGAGTTAGTCGATGCAGGTCATGAAGTCGAGATCTTTGAATCTCGTGCTTTTGTTGGCGGAAAAGTTGGCAGTTGGGTTGATAAAGACGGCAACCATCTGGAGATGGGGTTGCATGTTTTCTTCGGCTGCTACTATAACCTGTTTGACCTCATGCGCAA
The Roseofilum casamattae BLCC-M143 genome window above contains:
- the cobA gene encoding uroporphyrinogen-III C-methyltransferase, which translates into the protein MTLGKVYLVGAGLGSLDTLTLRGYHLLKQAEVLVYDALVDRRLLAEVSPRCLLVDVGKRGGQPSTPQTQINRLLAYYCQQGHQVVRLKSGDPLIFGRSAAELEALATENCPVEIVPGVSSAIAAPTLAGIPLTDAELSSGFTVVSAHNPESLNWSILARVDTLVLLMGGRSLPEIVALLLENGKPEFTLVAIIRWAGFPEQEIWQGTLRNIVKLTAGETLSPTVIIIGNVIEKRSLFSSLVHLPDMPLSNQTILVTRSAGQSSNFTQLLEQKGARVIEMPALEIVPPSTWELMDKAIANLAQFDWLILTSSNAVEYFWERLNFHGLDSRALGRIKLAVVGKKTAFVLRKKGLEPDYIPPNFIADSLVENFPESLSGKQLLFPRVETGGREVLVKECTEQGATVTEVPAYQSQCPTTVPPEAAQALQNQEINIITFASSKTVKNGMKLIRELGNISLDSVCIASIGPQTSKTCLELLGRVDIEAEEYTLEGLTESIIEWVGDRKN
- the rpsS gene encoding 30S ribosomal protein S19, translating into MSRSLKKGPFVADHLLTKVEKLNDKGEKQVIKTWSRASTIVPQMIGHTIAVHNGRQHVPVFVTEQMVGHKLGEFAPTRTYRGHAKSDKKARR
- a CDS encoding DUF1272 domain-containing protein codes for the protein MLELRPNCECCNKDLPPQSNEAAICTFECTFCRTCAGSILNYICPNCSGNLVQRPIRPAGALLKHPASTQRILKKDGCIT
- the rplC gene encoding 50S ribosomal protein L3 — protein: MSVGILGTKVGMTQIFDMEAGTAIPVTVVQAGPCTVTQIKTPETDGYSAIQIGYDAVPKRKLNRPELGHLEKSGAASGDTGLRHLREYRIDSTSSYELGQELKADIFTEGQLIDAVGKSIGRGFTGYQKRHNFRRGPMSHGSKNHRLPGSTGAGTTPGRIYPGKRMAGQKGNTQITVRKLEVVRVDTDRNLLLIKGSVPGKPGTLLSIAPTNKVGK
- the rplD gene encoding 50S ribosomal protein L4, with product MVSCTTKDWQGADVGTANLDLKVAKEETAAHVVHRALVRQLNNARQGTASSKTRAEVRGGGRKPWRQKGTGRARAGSIRSPLWRGGGVIFGPKPRSYETKMNKKERRLALTTALMSRSEDLIAVTDFSENLARPKTKELLAAIGRWGATDTDKVLLIVSERNENLYLSARNVPRLRPILAEQLNIYDILNADKIVATDAALAKIQEVYGE
- the rplB gene encoding 50S ribosomal protein L2: MGIRSYKPYTSSTRQQSVSDFAEVTKDRPEKSLVAKKHRVKGRNNRGVITCRHRGGGHKRRYRVIDFRRNKFNIPARVAAIEYDPNRNARIALLFYTDGEKRYILHPRGLEVGSTVISGETVPIEVGNCMPLGNMPLGTSVHNVELVAGRGGQIVRAAGATAQVVAKEGDYVTLRLPSTEVRMVRRECYATIGQVGNAEVRNISLGKAGRTRHKGRRPQVRGSVMNPVDHPHGGGEGRAPIGRSGPVTPWGKPALGAKTRKKDKESNRLIVRRRRRTSKRGRGGRQA
- a CDS encoding Rpn family recombination-promoting nuclease/putative transposase — its product is MKTDTLFYKIFQEFPQFFFELCGLAPTTSNLYTFTSVEVKQQAFRMDGLFLPKSNNSQLPLYITEVQFQPDDNFYYRLFSELFLYLKQYQPPHPWQVVVIYPNRNVERENLLHFRNQLLLPEVTRIYLNELASNSLGTGTIKLVMESQSKAPEVAKALIQQARARLTQGQVRQNLIDLIETIIVYKLPEKSREEIEAMLGLSDIKQTKVYQEALAEGQKIGEERGEQRGEQRGEQQAKRQAIPRMVSYGLAPDAIAQLLDIPLSAVTEVIEQLEK
- a CDS encoding 50S ribosomal protein L23; translation: MVSKATTDASRRLPDLIRRPIVTEKGTRLLEDNKYVFEVRPEATKPEIKAAIESLFEVKVTKVNTYNSPPKKRRVGRFVGYKARYKRAVVTLAPDSSIVLFPEV